CCCGTCCTTGACAGTCATCACCCGTGTAGCTTCTTTCATCACTGGTGAAGCTTCTTTCATCACGAGTGAAGCTTCTTTCATCACCAGTttagcttctttttttttttttttccacgtctTTTCATACCTTTTTGCATCCCCCCCCACAGCGACATCCCTTGGACGATTATCATCGGCAAGATTAAGGGAACCCTATCTCCGGACTGCGTCGTGACGAGAAATGTAAGTAACGCTCCGTGCATAGCGGCACGTgtttgtgtaaatatatgcCCGTTTGTGTGTCATGGGCCTAGCCCCAATGGCACGTCTGCtcatgccaattttttttttccatcctcgttcaccttttcgattttctctttttttccatcctcgttcaccttttcgattttctttttcttttccatcctTATGCACCAtttcgattttctttttttttccatcctcgTACACCATttcgatttctttttcccgCCGCACCTACCCCACAGGGAGAGCTGAGCGAGCGCTGCTTCCAACAAAGCAGGGGCCTGCGAGTGACTCTTTTTATCATCTGCTCCAAGTCGCTCATCATGGTGGTGGCTAGCTTTCTCCTGAACGTATACGCCAAGAAGAAGATTAGGAGATACAAGAACAAGCAAAGCAATAAGGCGTGATTCGGATGGGGAGGACAACCCGGACTGAAGGAGGGAGGGAGAGCAGCCCCAACGCGCGACGTTTACAGGCACCGCGCGTGTGTGTGCGCAAGGGGAATAGGAAATAGGAAATAGGAAATAGGAAATAGGAAGTAGGAAGTAGAAAAATTGGGAGTAGAAAAACTGGAACGGTCGAACGGACCAACGGTCGCAGAAAATAATGGATGGATCGGCAGACATGCGACAAGACCAACGGATTGATTTCCCTTcgtccctccccccccttcgccCCGCCTTTGCgtatcccctttttaaatttttaattttaataactattttgtatttttatccgaagctcctttttatttttttttcaatttttagcAGATGGCGGTTGTTGCGCGTGTGCTCACCCCCCACCTCTACATCACCGCAACTACACCGTTGCTGCATCTCCGTCACTGCATCTCCGTCACTGCTTTTCCGTCACTGCTTTTCCGTTACTGCTTTTCCGTTACTGCTTTTCCGTTACTGCCTTTCCGTTACTGCCTTTCCGTTACTTCATCACCGCTTACGCCCCCGTAAATTGTGCCTGTTTCCACTCTCTTGAATTCACCGTGCtcatgttccttttttttccctctccgCTGCCCATGTCAGGTGGTTATGCTGTGCGCCTGTGCCCCctgtgtgcgtgtgtatCTGTATATGCGTGTACCGGCGTGGATGCTCACGACGGCCAGGCTCCACCCCCCTTCACCTCCTCCGTGTGTGTTGTTTGCCCGCATATGCATTTGCGCGCACGTAGGCATGTCGCATACATGACTGACTTCAGATTTATGTTCGCATGTAATTGCACACATATTCTTACGACCATGTTTTTTTgcctcgttttttttttttcctctccctcgtgtgtgatttaaaaatttttttagtttttaaaaattaatttaaaccACTTTAAagccaattttaaaaattttgacgGCATATTCGGCCAATCTTAAGTTAGCCCTTCCCccaattgttttttttttttttttttttttttttctccaacgtACGTGACCCCAATTGTTGTTGCGCGAAAATAAGAAGCTGCCCCTTCAGGCGAATTGCGCAAGGGAAGTTGAGaagttcaaatttttcatcgTATTGCTCCTCCGTcgtcgctttttttttggttccaTTTGGGCTTATTTTGGAtgcccctcctttttgctacttcttcctttttgctacTTCTTCCATATTGctacttcttccattttgctgcttcatccattttgctacttcttcctttttgctgcttcttccattttgctgcttcttccattttgctgcttcttccccttttggcgtGCCCACCCCTCGAGGCTCAAACTCGAAGTGGCTTTCGCAGGGTCTCCCCAATGCCGACgttgcttttaattttatataggGCACAGGGGAGAGGCGCACTCTGTGGAGTTTTCCCTCGAGCGTGATTAGGCCAAACGGAGAAGAAAGCCCACCCAGTTGGCGCACGCATATGAATTATATGTACCACCTGTTTACGCGTATGCGGCGAGACGAAGCAGCgatgaagaacaaaaaggcaCGCATGGGAGCGCCAGCAGTGGAAGCAACGCGCAGAAGAGGAGCAGCGACGGTAAAGCGGTGAAGCAAAGCGGTGAAAAGGACGCGGTGAGATCGACGCGGTGAGATCGACGCGGTGAGAACGACGCGGTGAGAACGACGCGGTGAGAACGACGCGGTGAGAACGACGCGGTGAGAACGACGCGGTGAGAACGACGCGGTGAGAACGAACTGCTGACGCAGTGCCCTCAGCCTAATGGGGAAGACACCACAGTGACAATCCACCACCACCCCAGCGTAACAGCAATACGAACCTCCACAAAATATAcccactgaaaaaaaaaaaaatgttttccaACGCGATCAAGCTAGAAAATCTGAACGATTACTAcaacgaggaggaggaatgCATAAAGCCCTTTCTGTACAAGTCGCAAATTGTGAATGAGGACGACCTGAGCAAGCCAAACTTAATAAGCATAAATAAGAagaataaaggaaaaaaaaggagaggggaGAAATATCACTGACCGATTGCTTAGCCTGTAGTGGCTGCGTTACAAACGAAGAGAccaattttctcaaaaaccAAAATGCAGTCGAAATTTTAAACgaaattaggaaaaaaaaaatcaacatcATTTCGTTGTCTTTGCAAAGCATCACGGCATTGTCCGTACATTACGACTTGTCCCTTCCGAGGACACAAAATAAGTTATGCTTTCTGTTGAAATCGTTGGGCTTCGATTATGTGTATGAGTCTTCTCTCAGCGAATTGATAGCACTGAATGAGAGCAAGCGCGAGTTTATGCACCACTTTGGGGAGGCCATGAGGACAGGGGAACAAAGAGAGCAGTACCGAAACAATGCCGATGATAGCTTGAGCAGTAAAAGGAACCACCGTGTGAAGTCCAAGCGGGGAAGTAAAACTGAGCTGAAGGGGGGAAATCTTCAGAAGGTAGTTACAAATGGGAGGAAGCTCACCAAGGGAAACAGCAACGATGCCGCTGTCTACACAGGTGAGGAAAACATCTCCCTTCCCCTGATTTGCTCTCATTGCAGTGGCACCGTTAtatatggagaaaaaaatttcgatgAAGAACAGCTAAACGCATTTAGCAAGGTAAAGTCCAGTCAGGACATCCAAGGAATCATCCTAAAAATCCTGCACCTCCAGAAGAGCATAAATGTAACTCTGCCCCTCTTGGAAAGCCTCCCCCCAATGAGGAGCTTTTTCAATTGGTACTGCAACTACGAGTCGCAGTTTTGGGCCGTTTGCAGGGAGCACTATCGTAGGAATCGCTATCATAGGAACCGCGATCTTTTGCAATCGGGCCAAGTTGGCACCGGAAGTGGCGGAAACAGCGGAAGTAGCGGAAGCATCGAAAGCAGCGGTGTAACTGCCAACCCCCCAACGATCTACGACATCAACCATGTTTACCTGCTGTACTGCTTCGACAAAAAATTAGAGGCGCACAGAAGTAACCTCCCCCAACAGAATTCCCTAAATCAGAACATGCTCTCCTACCTGTCTTATGTCTCTCCACGGACACTCGACCGGATGAGGGATATGGCCAACCCAGACCAACAGGAGAAGAGGAACTTCCATTGCGTCGATGCTGTGCTAACCACGGTGGAGTTGGTCGAGCTGATAAACGACACGGATATTGATTTTTTGTCGCTGCCAGAGATGCCTGTTGATAGTGTGTATGACCTTTTGCGTGGCGCCATGAAGGGGTTGGACGCAGATAAGACGAAAAGGGGCCCCGAAGAAGCTGCCACAGAGGAGACGTCGCCCAAGACACACGCCGAACGAGATGCCACCCGCAACCTGCACGAACTGCACGAACTGCGCGAACTTTACGACCAGCTGGGCGAGTACACACTCCGGTGCGGCAACAGAAATAATATTTCGATGGGCTACGGAGAAGAGATATTCAAATATGTGTGCaaagaatttttcaattttgaagTGAACGAGGAGTTCCATCTCAAATACCACGACATAATGGTGTTGTCTCTGTTGGAAGGAGATCACTGTGTTTTCCGAGTGATCCTGTCCTACGGCTTTAAGAGCATGTATAGTGTTATCCGGAAGGTGAGGGAGGGAAAGGCGAAGGGGGGCGAGGTGAAGGAGGCCAAGGGGGGAAGCCCACAACGGAGAAGTCCACCACGGAGAAGCCCACCACGGAGTGGTACACCACCAAACCCCCCcggagaggcaaaaaaatacgacGTGGAAATTACCTACAATCTGCATTTCACAGGAAGAATTGACTACATCGAATTGATGGCCTGCGAAAAGGGGTGCCTCTTCGGATGCGCCCAGAACATTTTCTCGGAACGTGTCCACAGGCGAACCTCCTGTCAATGCTACAACTATcgaattttgaaaaaaatcgcaCAGCAGGAGGttattgaaaattttgactTCCTCCGTTCAGATGGAAGGAGCGATGCACAGGGGGGTAGAGGACAAGCGGAAGATGAAACGGGAGGCATTACGTGTGCCAGCGAAAAACACACACGATGTGATCATCACATGCAGGATGTAGAAGCCTCATCGATTaacaaaggggaaacacGAAATGGGTACGAACTGTTTAATCAGCCAAAAGTGGATACAGAAAAGCtgtttcaaaaaatgtatgacaCCATGCATAGTGACAAACTTACGGTGTATGTCAATTCGAACAAATGCGATAGGGATGTAAATGTCAActcgtttttaaaaaacatcggcaattttttcaacacgGAAACTTTCCACATTCTTAAgacttccttttcttccaagAAAAAGGCAGACATTATCAATTGGTGAGTACAACTCACAGGGGTtaacttcccattttgttacgcTATCGTCATGCAGAGAGAGGAAGCGCACACAGCAACCcccgaaataaaaaaaaaaaaaaaaaaaaaaaaaaacaagtatACATGTCCGACTTACGGAcacttttctcctccttgcATTCCTGTCCGACTGCGAACCGGGGGTGCTTTTCTCCGGCCCATTGAGAATTTTCGTTTGTTTGCAAATAGAGGGGATACTTCACATCCCAGGAGGGATGCCGCTTGTTCGTGCGTAGGTGTATGTACGCCCATTTCGCGTGTATTCCcatatacacacatttgtgtatGCCGCGGACGCCCACAAACGTCTGTTAACATCCCAAAATTGTTAAGTCGCAAAGGGGAGGTTCATCCAAAACGTACGAGActtaaccttttttaaaagggtGTGTGTTCACAGggatatttctttttttttgctacatttttgctacttttttgccatttttttgctacttttttgccatttttttgctacttttttgctatttttttgctatttttttgccatttttttgccatttttttgccattttttttcagttttgtaACATTTTGCCTGACCCGTTCATACGGATTTGTTCAAATAGGTGCAGAAAtggcgcattttttttttttttgtgcatgcgTCCAGTGCTGCTTCGCCTTTTAGCCGTTAcaactttgcaatttttgaaAACTAATGTGACAACCATGTTGTTAACGTATCCCTCTAATGAGGTTTAAAAACTGCCGCAAAGTGTGCGCGCGTCAGTGCATTTTTCCCTGGGCAACTTGGCACACCTGTGTGCAAGTTCTCCCCACTTTGAAGCAAAGGCTAGCGTGGAAGGGAGCCCCCCTTCGCCGTGCACACCGACCGAGATAGTAAACGCAACGGTAGCGGTAGCGTTAGCGGTAGAGGCAACAGATTTGCACAGCAGCGTTAGCGGCTCCGAGTTGAAGGAATGCCCCTTTGTGGACAGGCCCCATTTAGCCCTCTCTACGACGCTTTAAAAcgttccgctttttttttttttgtcttactCGAGTTGTTCTCAAGTGGTTGGCCCAGGTGGGCAATAGGAGAGTGTCACCACCCCCATGAAGGCTGCTGACCACATGAAGGCTGCTAACCACATGAAGGATGCTAACCATATGCAGACTGCTAACCACAGGAAGGCTGCCACCCCCCTGCGCAAGCTGGACGATATGCTCAAGTGCGACCCCTCGAAGAAacacaggagaaaaaacaaagcgCGCGAGCAGCATGTGGAGAAGGAAGTCAACAAGAAGTACCTGAACAGAACAAAGCAGATTGGCCGGAAATACATCGAGCAGGTGATGAACGAATGTGATGTAGACGACATTACAGAAGACTGGGAGAGCTTGCTCAGAGGAGGAATGCCAAATGATATGAAAGGATCTCCCATTAtgaggaacgaaaaaaaagatatcgAATTCACCCCTGTGTGTAACGCAGAAATAGATCCTGTGGCATGCAAAGTgaagggagaaaatttgTACCAAGGAACAGCGGGCGTATTGAACGAAGTGGTAATAGAGACGGTTAGCAAAACAGGGGAATGTATTTACGTGGAGAATTACAAATTTGAAGCGTATgtgaaggaaagggaaaaagtggaCCAATTGAATTACCAAAAGGACCATACAGAAGAGGACAACCGATATGACTTGTACATACGAAACTCTTTGTATAATAAATTCCAAAGAGAAAAACATCAGACGTTAATTAGTTCGGATCATAATAGGTATAATATTAATGCTAACTTTGCAAATTACAAATATGTGGGGTGTGAAGAGAGGGAAATGTCCCTTTTGggaggcacaaaaagggatGGGCCTCGTATGGTTGGTGTTACtgaggggaagaaggtgCAAAGTGGCTCTCCTCGTCGTTCCCCTGCTAGACGTAGCGGTAGGGataaaaggggggcaaaCACTTTCATCATAGAAGGACCCTCTCCTCATGTAAACAACAACATGGAGAATCAAACAATGAGAGAAGGATATTTATTCGATTCCGAGATGTACGATTGTGAAAACGTAAAACTGACACAAAATAGTTTCAAGTGCAACGTTagtgatttaaaaaatgggacctACATTGTGACGTATAACTTGGGAAGGTGCGGCTACTACTACTTGTctatattttgcaaaaaaaagaccgTTGGGAATTCGCCCTACCTCATTTGCATAAAGCCGAACGTGGCTTACGCCCCCAACTGTGTGGTGTACAAAAGGGTGAGCGGTAGGATGGTCTTCCCGGCGATCAAAAGGGGGGCAGGAAAAAGAGAGCGGAAATTACCCACGCGTGAAAGGTTCAACCGCATCTATAACGATTCCCTACGCGCAAACTCGTTTGACTTAGCCCACTCCCATGTTTGCGAATCGGGCGCGGGCAGTAGTAGTGACAGCGGCAGCGGCAGCGAGCGACAGCGCcacggggggggagaagaagaggaagagggagaagaggaagaaggagaagacgAAGAGGGAGACGACGAAGAGGGAGACGACGAAGAGGGAGACGACGAAGAGGGAGACGAAGACAACCCCTCCATGCACATCTTGAAATGCGACGACGAGAAGCACAAGCAGTATGATAACTTCTTCATCCAGAGTTACGACGCCTACAGGAATGCCATCCCCGAAGGAGGCGACTCGTTTGAGGCGCACGCCCTGGGAGGGGTTAAAATCGTTAGGGTGAACGACCTACACAATGGCTCGTATGAAGTTATATACTCCTACATAAGGTCAAACAGTGCAGCagatgaagaggaagaaggccCCATCCCATACAGACAAATAAACGTGACACTAAATGGATTGCACGTGAAGGGCTCTCCctttaaaattgttcacaaaaatgacaaacaaATTGGCTACTTacaaagaataaaatacCTACTGCCCATAGATGAAGTGAACCCGGTAGACCCTCTACACAGTCTGCACAGTATAATGCAGTCCTACCGATACGTGAAGGAAAACTACCTCGATGAGaagcaagaaaaatattttatacaactgAATCCGTACTACGAGAAGGAAGAACTGAACAAATTACTTCGCAAGGTAGACCCCAATATGGTGTCCCTCATGTCAATACCCTTACGCCAACAACTACTTAATCACGTGATGCATTTAAATAACGATAGCAAAATGGTTAAGTTGAAACAGGTCCTTTTGAAAGAACTTTTCGTGACCCTGGGGAAGATGGTGAATTGCGCAAATAGCTACTTTGATGAGGTGGCAAAGGACAAGGTGAGCCTTTTGCAGGACAGACGGACACAGGATGTGAGCATCCGAGAAGCTAATCTGATGTATGAATCtttgaaggagaagaatatCCACTCGTTGCCTTTCGATTTTGCCATTAAGGATATGAAACTGTACGAAGAGAAATTGGTTCTTAAGAAGAGGGAGCTACTAGAGAAGCAGACTAAGCTGATAAACAGATACAACTCCATTAGATGTaaggagaagaaattttaCGAGGACAGGGAGGATATCACAACCCAGCTGACCCAGAAGTATGAGCTGCACCAAGCCATATACGACAATTCGCAGAGGGCTCTGATTCACACCAACAGCGCCTTGAAGAAAATTACCATTGCCAATATTAAGCGAAACTGCTCCGTGGAACGCGGTGTGCTCGGAGGCAAGGTGGGTCCTGACGCGACCGCGGCGGGTTTGAAGCGGCTATTGTAGCAAAGGATTTCGCTATATTCCTTTACGAGCGCGCAGCTTTACGGGTACGGCGTTTTACCAGTGTACCGCTTCACCGGTGCGCCGCTTTACCAGTGTACCGCTTTACCAGTGTACCGCTTCACCGAGAGGGCCCCTTCAaaccctcaaaaaaaaaaggtaaggCTAAACTGGGCTGATCAGGCTTTCACGCGGGGGGTGAGCTACAATCTATGCAACTTAACTGTGTGATGTCCCTCCGCAAGGCACTCACCACATTATGAGAGTCGACAAAATGGGGGCCCCGCTTTACCGCATGCATCCTTAACTGCGCGCGCCAACTGGGACAGTGAGGATACTTCGCTGGAGAGGCGCACCGCTCTTCATCAGAGGCCGCTCCCACGTCCGCCCCCACGTGACCGCTTCCACATGACCGCTCCCACATGACCGCTCCCACATGACCGCTCCCACATAACCGCTCCCACATAACCGCTCCCACATAACCGCTCCCACATAACCGCTCCCACATAACCGCTCCCACATAACCGCTCCCACATAACCGCTCCCACATAACCGCTCCCACATAACCGCTCCCACACACCCGCTTATTCGCGCTAGTGCAGCGGAGGGGAcactccctttttgcagTGACGGACAGGTGCGCTCCCCACCTCGAGAGAGCAACCGAAGGAGGGAAGACTATACAAAGGGATGcaaaagatgaagaagagtTTTAGTTTACCTGGGTTGCTCGGCTTGCCCCACTGGCCCAGCCAGAGCCGCCGCCTCCGCTTCCCTCCCTTTCGCTGCCTCTCCACGCGGTGCAGCTCGTCAGGGAGACTTGTGGACTACTCCCTGTACCTCGTGACGGATGACAAATTCTTGGCGGATAAGCAGAACGTGTGCCGCAAGCTGATTGGGAAGGTGAGGGAAGGAGTTCTTGGAGGAGTTGGGCTGGTGCAGCTGAGGCTGAAGAAGGCAGATGACagatatttttacaacacaGCCGTAAGGATGAAGAACCTGCTAGGTAAATACAAAGTCccattaataataaataacagAATAGATATCTGTTTAGGTGTAGATGCTGATGGAGTGCATGTGGGTAGAACAGACTTGCCCATCAAAGTCGCGAGGGACATCctaggaggagaaaaaatcatcGGCGCAACCATAAATTTTAGCAATGACGAGGACATTCAGATGGCCCTCAACAATGACGTGGATTACATAGCGCATGAACACACATTATATGAATCCACCACGAAGGAAATTGCAGCTTCTCATCACGAGGGGATGAAACAACAAATACACATGCTACTGTGTAGGATAAAGCATCTGcaagaaagaggaaaaatttacaagCCAAGTTTAGACTCAAAGGCTCCACCTATTATACTTATTGGAGGCATTAACAACATGAACATTGAGGAAACTATGACCCATTTTTGTCACTCCTGTGCAGGGGTTGCAGTTGTGTCGAATCTCATTGGAGAGAATTGCAACTCCTTTTTGAACTCACTAAGGTTAAGGTTTGTAATagataaacataaaaaaggttacAACGACGCGTTTGTGAATCTGTGCGTGAGCTGTTTGCGTCACGTTTTTTGGACCAACTTAGAGAGCGACATGAAAGGGGCGCACACCAGTTGGGTGGGGGGACCACCCATGGAGACATCACAGAGTGAGGCAAAAGGCGGTAACTTTCGATTA
The window above is part of the Plasmodium cynomolgi strain B DNA, chromosome 11, whole genome shotgun sequence genome. Proteins encoded here:
- a CDS encoding thiamin-phosphate pyrophosphorylase (putative) produces the protein MKKSFSLPGLLGLPHWPSQSRRLRFPPFRCLSTRCSSSGRLVDYSLYLVTDDKFLADKQNVCRKLIGKVREGVLGGVGLVQLRLKKADDRYFYNTAVRMKNLLGKYKVPLIINNRIDICLGVDADGVHVGRTDLPIKVARDILGGEKIIGATINFSNDEDIQMALNNDVDYIAHEHTLYESTTKEIAASHHEGMKQQIHMLLCRIKHLQERGKIYKPSLDSKAPPIILIGGINNMNIEETMTHFCHSCAGVAVVLRFVIDKHKKGYNDAFVNLCVSCLRHVFWTNLESDMKGAHTSWVGGPPMETSQSEAKGGNFRLVTNMDVKKNVHHFFENNLDLKIVQLNQPVVCSSAGGSKIFLFCSRRTGVAGEARAREATDTTDATDATDTADATGATDAADAGEGRYLHGEGKRTPISHDPCVSKWIQQNKKIANGVFILIGEDFLALFRKFLAPEFFRMNNFVVITMREQSGWETVRCDVRGASIQFSNNLINVALKNIHVNSEAVNRFAILLAYFLMVQEKMKQGWPQFLTQIVGEGEATADAGEEGKLLKLAAAVNMSFEVLSNEHTELGLAAFSS
- a CDS encoding hypothetical protein (putative), whose product is MKAADHMKAANHMKDANHMQTANHRKAATPLRKLDDMLKCDPSKKHRRKNKAREQHVEKEVNKKYLNRTKQIGRKYIEQVMNECDVDDITEDWESLLRGGMPNDMKGSPIMRNEKKDIEFTPVCNAEIDPVACKVKGENLYQGTAGVLNEVVIETVSKTGECIYVENYKFEAYVKEREKVDQLNYQKDHTEEDNRYDLYIRNSLYNKFQREKHQTLISSDHNRYNINANFANYKYVGCEEREMSLLGGTKRDGPRMVGVTEGKKVQSGSPRRSPARRSGRDKRGANTFIIEGPSPHVNNNMENQTMREGYLFDSEMYDCENVKLTQNSFKCNVSDLKNGTYIVTYNLGRCGYYYLSIFCKKKTVGNSPYLICIKPNVAYAPNCVVYKRVSGRMVFPAIKRGAGKRERKLPTRERFNRIYNDSLRANSFDLAHSHVCESGAGSSSDSGSGSERQRHGGGEEEEEGEEEEGEDEEGDDEEGDDEEGDDEEGDEDNPSMHILKCDDEKHKQYDNFFIQSYDAYRNAIPEGGDSFEAHALGGVKIVRVNDLHNGSYEVIYSYIRSNSAADEEEEGPIPYRQINVTLNGLHVKGSPFKIVHKNDKQIGYLQRIKYLLPIDEVNPVDPLHSLHSIMQSYRYVKENYLDEKQEKYFIQLNPYYEKEELNKLLRKVDPNMVSLMSIPLRQQLLNHVMHLNNDSKMVKLKQVLLKELFVTLGKMVNCANSYFDEVAKDKVSLLQDRRTQDVSIREANLMYESLKEKNIHSLPFDFAIKDMKLYEEKLVLKKRELLEKQTKLINRYNSIRCKEKKFYEDREDITTQLTQKYELHQAIYDNSQRALIHTNSALKKITIANIKRNCSVERGVLGGKVGPDATAAGLKRL
- a CDS encoding hypothetical protein (putative), with protein sequence MFSNAIKLENLNDYYNEEEECIKPFLGCVTNEETNFLKNQNAVEILNEIRKKKINIISLSLQSITALSVHYDLSLPRTQNKLCFLLKSLGFDYVYESSLSELIALNESKREFMHHFGEAMRTGEQREQYRNNADDSLSSKRNHRVKSKRGSKTELKGGNLQKVVTNGRKLTKGNSNDAAVYTGEENISLPLICSHCSGTVIYGEKNFDEEQLNAFSKVKSSQDIQGIILKILHLQKSINVTLPLLESLPPMRSFFNWYCNYESQFWAVCREHYRRNRYHRNRDLLQSGQVGTGSGGNSGSSGSIESSGVTANPPTIYDINHVYLLYCFDKKLEAHRSNLPQQNSLNQNMLSYLSYVSPRTLDRMRDMANPDQQEKRNFHCVDAVLTTVELVELINDTDIDFLSLPEMPVDSVYDLLRGAMKGLDADKTKRGPEEAATEETSPKTHAERDATRNLHELHELRELYDQLGEYTLRCGNRNNISMGYGEEIFKYVCKEFFNFEVNEEFHLKYHDIMVLSLLEGDHCVFRVILSYGFKSMYSVIRKVREGKAKGGEVKEAKGGSPQRRSPPRRSPPRSGTPPNPPGEAKKYDVEITYNLHFTGRIDYIELMACEKGCLFGCAQNIFSERVHRRTSCQCYNYRILKKIAQQEVIENFDFLRSDGRSDAQGGRGQAEDETGGITCASEKHTRCDHHMQDVEASSINKGETRNGYELFNQPKVDTEKLFQKMYDTMHSDKLTVYVNSNKCDRDVNVNSFLKNIGNFFNTETFHILKTSFSSKKKADIINW